A genomic region of Zea mays cultivar B73 chromosome 6, Zm-B73-REFERENCE-NAM-5.0, whole genome shotgun sequence contains the following coding sequences:
- the LOC100502422 gene encoding uncharacterized LOC100502422, whose product MDFGRSKSKFQEVPETGVTFLDVAGADQAKLELQEVVDFLKNPDKYTALGAKIPKGCLLVGPPGTGKTLLARAVAGEAGVPFFSCAASEFVELFVGVGASRVRDLFEKAKAKAPCIVFIDEIDAVGRQRGAGLGGGNDEREQTINQLLTEMDGFAGNSGVIVLAATNRPDVLDSALLRPGRFDRQVTVDRPDVAGRVKILEVHSRGKALAKDVDFDKIARRTPGFTGADLQNLMNEAAILAARRDLKEISKDEISDALERIIAGPEKKNAVVSEEKKRLVAYHEAGHALVGALMPEYDPVAKISIIPRGQAGGLTFFAPSEERLESGLYSRSYLENQMAVALGGRVAEEVIFGQDNVTTGASNDFMQVSRVARQMVERFGFSKKIGQVAIGGPGGNPFLGQQMSSQKDYSMATADVVDAEVRELVEKAYSRARQIITTHIDILHKLAQLLIEKETVDGEEFMSLFIDGQAELFVA is encoded by the exons ATGGACTTCGGCCGCTCCAAGAGCAAGTTCCAGGAGGTGCCTGAGACGGGTGTCACCTTCCTCGACGTTGCCGGCGCGGACCAGGCCAAGCTCGAGCTGCAGGAGGTCGTGGATTTCCTCAAGAACCCCGACAAGTACACCGCGCTCGGAGCCAAGATCCCCAAGGGTTGTCTCCTCGTCGGCCCGCCTGGGACCGGGAAGACCCTCCTTGCGCGTGCCGTCGCTGGGGAGGCCGGGGTGCCCTTCTTCTCCTGCGCTGCCTCTGAGTTCGTCGAGCTCTTCGTCGGTGTCGGTGCCTCCAGGGTGCGCGACCTCTTCGAGAAGGCCAAGGCCAAGGCGCCCTGCATTGTCTTCATTGATGAGATTGATGCCGTTGGAAGGCAGCGCGGTGCCGGACTTGGTGGGGGTAATGACGAGAGAGAGCAGACCATTAACCAGCTCTTGACGGAGATGGATGGCTTCGCTGGCAACAGCGGTGTCATTGTGCTTGCCGCCACCAACAGGCCCGATGTGCTGGACTCCGCGCTCCTACGACCAGGGAGATTTGATAGGCAGGTCACCGTTGACAGGCCAGATGTTGCCGGACGCGTCAAGATTCTTGAG GTCCACTCCCGAGGAAAGGCTTTGGCGAAAGATGTTGATTTTGATAAAATTGCTAGAAGGACCCCTGGTTTCACTGGTGCTGACCTCCAAAACCTCATGAATGAGGCTGCCATCCTTGCTGCTCGCCGTGATCTTAAGGAAATTAGCAAGGATGAGATCTCTGATGCTCTTGAGAGAATCATTGCTGGCCCTGAGAAGAAAAATGCTGTTGTTTCCGAGGAGAAGAAGAGGCTCGTCGCTTACCATG AGGCTGGCCATGCCCTTGTCGGCGCCCTCATGCCAGAGTATGATCCAGTAGCCAAGATTTCCATCATCCCTCGTGGCCAGGCTGGTGGACTCACATTCTTTGCTCCAAGCGAAGAAAGGCTAGAATCTGGATTGTACAGCAGGAGCTATCTTGAGAACCAAATGGCTGTAGCCCTTGGTGGCAG GGTTGCTGAGGAGGTGATCTTTGGCCAAGACAACGTGACAACAGGAGCTTCCAACGACTTCATGCAAGTGTCACGTGTCGCAAGGCAGATGGTCGAAAGATTTGGATTCAGTAAGAAGATCGGCCAAGTTGCGATCGGGGGACCGGGTGGAAACCCTTTCTTGGGGCAACAG ATGTCAAGCCAGAAGGACTACTCTATGGCAACAGCGGATGTTGTGGACGCCGAGGTGAGGGAACTCGTGGAGAAGGCCTACTCTAGAGCAAGGCAGATAATCACCACGCACATCGACATCCTCCACAAGCTCGCCCAGCTCCTGATCGAGAAGGAGACCGTGGACGGGGAGGAGTTCATGAGCTTGTTCATTGACGGCCAGGCCGAGCTGTTTGTCGCTTGA